One genomic region from Arthrobacter sp. YN encodes:
- the dhaL gene encoding dihydroxyacetone kinase subunit DhaL, with protein MTRIFDNPADFADEALDGFVAANRGYVARVDGGVVRSTEVPNGQVALVVGGGSGHYPAFAGLVGPGLATGSACGNMFASPAAGQVYRVAKAANAGGGVLLSYGNYAGDVLHFGQAQLRLNAEGIDTRTVTVTDDIASAPIEQLEKRRGIAGDLTVFKIAGAAAEAGLDLDGVERLAIKTNHRTRSLGVAFDGCTLPGAKDPLFHVPAGQMSLGLGIHGEPGISEHTMPTASELAELLVSKLLNDKPEDAGDRVVAIVNGLGTVKYDELFLLFGKVEKLLTAAGLTVVEPECGELVTSLDMSGLSLTLLWLDEELEQYWAAPADTPAFRKGSMAPRAHRAEAAIDDAETVDVEQPTAAAADLGQLAVAVLAQVRDVVVEHEDELGKLDAIAGDGDHGIGMRRGVDAAASAGEAAAGSSAARVLTAAGEAWSERAGGTSGALWGSAVIAAGLSLGNRDTYTSEDAGAAVQAFVRAITELGKAEPGDKTMVDALLPFRDAFQTELDGGAPVDRALAVAAAAAESAAAKTADLRPLKGRARPLAEKSLGHPDPGAVSFGLIASRISQFIDSQLATAAPSGQRSTGNGAQA; from the coding sequence ATGACCCGCATTTTTGATAACCCGGCAGATTTTGCCGATGAAGCGCTGGACGGCTTCGTTGCGGCCAACCGCGGCTACGTGGCCCGCGTTGACGGCGGCGTCGTCCGCTCCACTGAAGTCCCCAACGGCCAGGTCGCCCTGGTGGTCGGCGGCGGCTCCGGACACTACCCGGCCTTCGCTGGACTCGTCGGGCCCGGGCTTGCCACTGGTTCGGCGTGCGGCAACATGTTCGCATCGCCGGCGGCAGGCCAGGTGTATCGGGTGGCCAAGGCTGCCAACGCGGGCGGTGGAGTCCTGCTCAGCTACGGCAACTACGCCGGCGACGTCCTGCACTTCGGCCAAGCGCAGCTCCGGCTCAACGCCGAGGGCATCGATACGCGGACGGTCACCGTCACTGACGACATCGCCAGTGCGCCGATCGAACAACTCGAGAAGCGCAGGGGCATTGCCGGCGACCTCACCGTCTTCAAGATTGCCGGCGCCGCAGCCGAAGCGGGACTGGACCTTGACGGCGTCGAGCGTTTGGCCATCAAGACCAACCACCGGACCCGTTCCCTGGGCGTGGCCTTTGACGGCTGCACGCTTCCCGGCGCCAAGGATCCGCTGTTCCACGTGCCTGCCGGGCAGATGTCGCTAGGTCTCGGTATCCATGGCGAGCCCGGCATTTCCGAGCACACCATGCCCACAGCATCAGAGCTGGCCGAACTTCTTGTTTCGAAGCTTCTCAACGACAAGCCTGAGGACGCCGGGGACCGTGTGGTGGCTATCGTCAACGGCCTGGGAACGGTGAAGTACGACGAACTCTTCCTGCTGTTCGGCAAGGTGGAAAAGCTGCTCACGGCCGCGGGACTCACCGTTGTTGAACCCGAGTGCGGCGAGCTGGTGACCAGCCTGGATATGTCAGGACTGTCGCTGACGCTGTTGTGGCTGGACGAAGAACTTGAGCAGTACTGGGCCGCGCCCGCGGACACTCCGGCGTTCCGCAAGGGCAGCATGGCGCCCCGCGCACACCGCGCTGAAGCAGCAATCGACGACGCCGAAACCGTCGACGTCGAACAGCCCACCGCTGCTGCGGCTGACCTCGGGCAGTTGGCTGTCGCCGTGCTCGCCCAGGTGAGGGACGTCGTCGTCGAGCATGAAGATGAACTCGGCAAGCTGGACGCGATCGCCGGCGATGGCGACCACGGCATCGGTATGCGGCGCGGCGTTGATGCTGCGGCGTCGGCAGGCGAAGCTGCCGCTGGTTCGTCCGCGGCGCGGGTCCTGACCGCAGCCGGCGAGGCTTGGAGCGAACGCGCCGGTGGAACCTCCGGGGCTCTGTGGGGATCAGCGGTCATCGCCGCCGGGTTGTCGCTCGGGAACCGCGATACGTACACATCGGAGGATGCAGGCGCCGCTGTACAGGCCTTCGTCCGCGCCATCACCGAACTCGGCAAGGCCGAGCCTGGGGACAAGACCATGGTGGACGCGCTCCTGCCCTTCCGGGACGCCTTCCAGACAGAGCTCGACGGCGGGGCTCCCGTTGACCGGGCGCTGGCAGTAGCCGCCGCGGCCGCTGAGTCCGCTGCCGCCAAGACTGCGGATTTGCGCCCGCTCAAAGGCCGGGCACGTCCGCTCGCGGAAAAGAGCCTCGGCCATCCCGATCCAGGGGCGGTGTCCTTCGGACTGATCGCCTCCAGGATCTCGCAATTCATCGATTCACAACTGGCCACGGCTGCCCCCTCGGGACAGCGGTCGACCGGAAACGGAGCCCAAGCATGA
- a CDS encoding alkene reductase, translating into MLFSPLALGELELSNRLVMAPLTRLRAGQNGVPGPLIAEHYRQRASLGLIVSEGTYPVPAGQSYPGQPGLVTEAQIAGWKTVTDAVHAEGGRIFAQVMHGGRVSHADITGGHEIVGPSAVAIEGDVRTPNGKQPYPVPRELRTDELPGVIQEIVTASKNAIEAGFDGVELHSANGYLLHEFLAPNSNVRTDSYGGSPENRARFVIETVNAVVEALGANRVGIRISPEHNVQGIAETDAADVRATYEVLVDTIAPLNLAYLSILHHDPKSALVQDLRERFNGTFLVNTGFSEITTRDEAFAIIEDGLADAVVVGRPAIANPDLARRWRESLPLNEPDASTFYADGAEGYTDYPFYAN; encoded by the coding sequence ATGCTGTTTTCCCCTCTGGCCCTCGGCGAGCTTGAACTTTCCAACCGACTGGTGATGGCGCCTCTGACGCGTCTCCGTGCGGGCCAGAATGGCGTGCCGGGTCCGTTGATCGCCGAGCACTACCGCCAGCGGGCTTCCCTGGGACTGATCGTCAGCGAGGGAACCTACCCGGTTCCGGCCGGTCAGTCCTACCCGGGACAGCCAGGGCTCGTCACCGAGGCGCAGATCGCCGGCTGGAAGACAGTCACCGACGCCGTTCACGCTGAAGGTGGCCGCATCTTCGCGCAGGTCATGCACGGAGGCCGCGTTTCCCATGCCGACATCACCGGTGGGCACGAGATCGTCGGCCCCAGCGCTGTTGCCATCGAAGGTGATGTCCGCACCCCCAACGGCAAGCAGCCGTACCCGGTGCCGCGTGAACTCCGCACCGACGAACTTCCGGGCGTCATTCAGGAGATCGTCACCGCCTCGAAGAACGCCATCGAGGCAGGGTTCGACGGCGTCGAGCTCCACTCCGCCAACGGATACCTCCTGCACGAATTCCTGGCCCCCAACTCCAACGTCCGCACCGACAGCTACGGTGGCTCGCCGGAGAACCGCGCGCGTTTCGTCATCGAGACGGTCAACGCCGTGGTGGAAGCCCTCGGCGCCAATCGCGTGGGCATTCGGATTTCCCCGGAGCACAACGTGCAGGGCATCGCGGAAACCGATGCGGCCGACGTCCGGGCAACCTACGAGGTGCTGGTGGACACCATCGCCCCGCTCAACCTTGCTTACCTGAGCATCCTGCACCACGACCCCAAGAGTGCTTTGGTCCAGGACCTTCGCGAGCGGTTCAACGGAACGTTCCTGGTGAACACCGGCTTCAGCGAAATCACGACCCGCGACGAAGCCTTCGCCATCATCGAAGACGGCCTCGCGGACGCTGTGGTGGTGGGCCGCCCCGCCATCGCCAACCCGGACCTCGCCCGCCGCTGGCGCGAGAGCCTGCCGCTCAACGAGCCGGATGCCTCAACCTTCTACGCCGACGGCGCCGAGGGCTACACGGACTACCCGTTCTACGCGAACTAA
- a CDS encoding GntR family transcriptional regulator: MSDPSPAGARAGFPVSRQVLADHVYEALLEWLMDGRLEPGAAVSIDGMARELDVSPTPVREALARLEHTGMVRRVALKGYRVAPVFTREDFAELMEARLSIEPVNAKLACSRMTPEGLDALKQAVEDLKTAPRGGTFAEYRSYLEADERFHQLIAAQASNQFLLAAYNTLGGQIQRFRLFGGVGITDAEQAIAEHQAVLDAMTSGDPEKAAEMMIDHVEKVRGRAMADAPED; encoded by the coding sequence ATGTCTGATCCTTCCCCGGCCGGTGCCCGCGCTGGTTTTCCCGTCAGCCGCCAAGTGCTGGCCGACCACGTCTACGAAGCCCTCCTCGAGTGGCTTATGGACGGCCGATTGGAACCGGGGGCGGCAGTGAGCATCGACGGGATGGCTCGTGAACTGGACGTCTCGCCGACGCCCGTGCGAGAAGCTTTGGCCCGGTTGGAGCACACCGGCATGGTCCGGCGGGTGGCGCTCAAGGGCTACAGGGTCGCCCCCGTATTTACCCGCGAAGACTTCGCGGAACTGATGGAAGCCAGGCTCTCCATTGAACCCGTCAATGCAAAACTTGCGTGTTCCCGCATGACGCCGGAGGGATTGGATGCCCTGAAGCAGGCCGTGGAGGATCTGAAGACTGCACCCCGCGGCGGTACTTTCGCCGAGTACCGCAGCTACCTCGAGGCCGACGAACGTTTTCACCAACTCATCGCCGCGCAGGCTAGCAACCAGTTCCTGCTCGCGGCGTACAACACCCTGGGCGGCCAGATCCAGCGGTTCCGACTGTTCGGGGGAGTGGGCATCACCGACGCCGAGCAGGCCATCGCCGAACACCAGGCCGTGCTCGACGCCATGACCAGCGGTGATCCGGAGAAGGCTGCGGAAATGATGATCGACCACGTCGAAAAGGTCCGGGGCCGGGCCATGGCTGACGCGCCGGAGGACTAG
- a CDS encoding ribose-5-phosphate isomerase translates to MSNTEGWRIVVGNDEAGVEYKQALLALLEADPRVATVTDVGVGFNDSTAYPHVAVDAARKVAEGEADRALLICGTGLGVAIAANKVPGIRAVTAHDSYSVERSVLSNNAQVLTLGQRVIGLELAKKLVGEWLGHRFDHTSSSAAKVDAICSYEPDYTKAV, encoded by the coding sequence ATGAGCAACACCGAAGGCTGGCGCATCGTCGTCGGCAATGACGAAGCCGGAGTCGAATACAAGCAGGCACTCCTGGCGTTGCTGGAAGCGGATCCCCGCGTGGCAACAGTGACGGACGTCGGCGTTGGTTTCAACGACTCCACCGCGTACCCGCACGTCGCCGTTGACGCCGCCCGCAAAGTGGCCGAAGGCGAAGCCGACCGCGCACTGTTGATCTGCGGTACGGGCCTCGGCGTGGCCATCGCTGCCAACAAAGTCCCCGGAATCCGTGCGGTCACCGCACACGACAGCTACTCCGTGGAAAGGTCCGTCCTGAGCAACAACGCTCAGGTCCTCACGCTCGGCCAGCGGGTCATTGGCTTGGAACTGGCCAAGAAGCTCGTAGGGGAGTGGCTGGGCCACCGCTTTGACCACACGTCATCCTCCGCCGCCAAGGTGGACGCCATCTGCTCGTACGAGCCCGACTACACGAAGGCAGTCTGA
- a CDS encoding sugar phosphate isomerase/epimerase family protein — translation MAYTAENWPITAALLQFPGTDAAGRQVNDADASVWASVLQEVKDAGFANADLTDSWVRPGDLSKDRLAEFKQTADEVGIGVPVISAIRRSVIHATDWADNLAYSHRTIDAAAELGCEVVSFGLHQAITPEQQKQLWFWTVEGYKDPVGDKEVWGNAVSRLRELGKHAAEAGVLISLEMYEDTYLGTADSSVQLVQDIGLDNVGLNPDLGNLIRLHRPIEDWREMVAKTLPYSNYWHMKNYLRDEDVARDSYITMPAPMESGLINYREAFKFALSVGFQGILCTEHYGGDGLSVTASNQEYLRRHVLPKTAGYELGKSQVAQGRQVPATQLAGV, via the coding sequence ATGGCGTACACCGCCGAGAATTGGCCCATCACTGCGGCCCTCCTGCAGTTCCCCGGCACTGATGCCGCGGGGCGGCAGGTCAACGACGCCGACGCTTCCGTGTGGGCTTCCGTCCTCCAGGAAGTGAAGGACGCAGGTTTTGCCAACGCCGACCTCACCGACAGCTGGGTTCGTCCGGGCGACCTCAGCAAGGACCGCCTCGCCGAGTTCAAGCAGACCGCTGACGAGGTGGGCATTGGGGTTCCCGTCATCTCCGCCATCCGCCGCAGCGTCATCCACGCAACGGACTGGGCAGACAACCTCGCCTACAGCCACCGCACCATCGACGCCGCTGCCGAGCTTGGCTGTGAAGTGGTGTCCTTCGGGCTGCACCAGGCCATCACGCCGGAGCAGCAGAAACAGCTCTGGTTCTGGACCGTGGAGGGTTACAAGGATCCCGTGGGTGACAAAGAAGTGTGGGGCAACGCCGTCTCCCGCCTTCGCGAGCTCGGCAAGCACGCAGCCGAGGCCGGGGTGCTGATCTCGCTGGAAATGTACGAGGACACCTACCTCGGAACTGCTGACTCCTCGGTTCAGCTGGTCCAGGACATCGGCTTGGACAACGTCGGCCTGAACCCGGACCTCGGCAACCTGATCCGCCTGCACCGGCCCATCGAGGACTGGCGCGAGATGGTGGCCAAGACCCTGCCGTACTCCAACTACTGGCACATGAAGAACTACCTCCGGGACGAAGATGTGGCGCGCGACAGCTACATCACCATGCCGGCTCCCATGGAGAGCGGCCTCATCAACTACCGCGAGGCCTTCAAGTTCGCGCTGTCTGTCGGATTCCAGGGCATCCTCTGCACCGAGCACTACGGTGGCGACGGTCTCAGCGTCACTGCCAGCAACCAGGAGTACCTCCGCCGCCACGTCCTGCCGAAGACCGCAGGTTATGAACTCGGCAAGAGCCAGGTGGCCCAAGGACGCCAGGTACCGGCTACGCAGCTCGCAGGAGTCTAG